The DNA region GGGTGCGCTGGCGGCGGGGGCCATCCGGGCGAAGATGGAGGCGGACATCGGATTTATAAACGGCGGCGCGATACGGGCGGACCGCAAATACCCCGCCGGAGCGATCACGAAGAAAGACTTGTTTTCGATATTCTCTTTCGGCGGGCTTGTGTTCAAGCTTGCGGTCAGTGGCAAGGCGATTTTGGACGCTCTGGAATGGGGGGTGGAAGCCATGCCCGAACCGGCCGGCAAATTCCCCCAGGTGGACGGCGTCACGTTCAGGTTCGACCAGTCCGCCCGGCAGGGTGGCCGCGTGACCGATGTGAAGGTGGGGGGCTTTCCGCTGGATCCGGAAAAGATTTACACTATAGCCGTCACGGACTATATCGCCAAAGGAGGCGACGGCTACAAGATGCATAAGGGCGCCGAAACGATAATCGGCGAACAAAGCGCCCCGGCGTTTCTGGACGTGGTGGAGGAATACCTGTGCAAAACGCACGCTCAACCGGCCACAGGGCAATAAATACCATGATGCGCGCGTTATGACTTTCGCCGAAGCGGAGCGATACCTGAATTCCCTATCCTTTAAAGGGATAAGGCTGGGCCTGGCGAACACCAACAGGTTATTGAAACTCCTGGGCGATCCTCACAAAAGCTTTGATAGCGTGCATGTCACCGGCACAAACGGAAAAGGGTCCACTTCAACTCTCATATCGAACATACTCACACGGGCCGGCGTGTCCAACGGGCTTTATGTTTCGCCCCACCTGGAGACATTCAGGGAGCGGATATCCGTGAACGGCTCCATCGTCACCACGGGGCAGGCGGCGGCGCTCGTCGAAAAGGTCCGCGGCGCGGTGGAACGGGATGGGAAACTGGAAGTGACCTACTTCGAATTCATGACCGCCATGGCTTTCCTGCATTTCGCGCAATGCGGTGTGAAAATCGCCGTGGTGGAGGTGGGCCTTGGCGGCAGGTTCGATTCCACAAACGTGCTCTCTCCGGCGGTGTCTGTAATCACCAGTGTTTCAATGGACCATCGGGAGTATCTGGGAAACACCCTTGCGGCGATCGCTCGGGAAAAGTGCGGCATCGTGAAAAAACGGACGCCGCTTGTGACTGCGGCTTCCGGCGCGCGGGTGATCGCTGAAATAATGAAGGACGCAAAAGCGAAAAGGTCGCCTGTATATCTATGCGGCAGGGAATTTTCCGGCAGGCGCACAGGGATGACGGAAGATGGCGAATGCTTCGACTTCCAATCGTCCATGGGAGAAGTTGGAGGGATGGAAGTGTCGCTGGTGGGCCGTCCACAGGTGTTAAACGGTTCCATGGCCATCCAGACGGCGCTGCTTCTACTGCAAAAAGGAGTGAACATAGGCGAGAAAGCCATCCGGGCCGGATTGTCCACCGTGTCGCTCCCCGGCAGGTTCGAGATTGCCCGGCGCGATCCGCTGGTGATACTGGACGGAGCGCACAATCCGAAGGCAACCTCCGCCCTTTGCCGCACGTTGCTGGAGCGTTTTCCGGAGCGCGGGATAGACTTTGTTTTCGGCGCGATGAAAGACAAGGATTACCGGCGCATGCTCAGAAACCTTTCACCTGCGGCAAAGTCTTTCACCTTCTACAGCCCGCCGGTCCCGCGCGCCGCCGACCCGGTGGTCTTTAAAAAAGCGATGGGCGCAAGCCGCATACCTTTCAGGGTGGCGCGAAGTCTGGACGATGTAATAAAGACCATCGTTTGCGCGCGGAAAAACAGCGTCACGTGCGTCACAGGCTCTTTCTACACAATCGGGGAAATACGGCCGCTCTTGCGAAAAGTATTCAGGAAATAATGATGCGGTCAATATTCATCAAATAAACCAGCGCATTGTGAATAAATAAAGCGGCCAAAATCGCTTCTTGTATCAATGTGTTGCCTCATGCATGCCGTATATATTCCACATCCGGCGAATCCTTTTTGCAATGTTTTCATCTAATGCAAGTGTGGCGTGGATAGTTTGACAAAAGCTCTCCGGCCGCAAATCAACAAGCCTCTATAAAGGACCGGTTGGTTCCCCTATCCGCCGGTCTTGTCCGGGTGAGGGCGATCCCCTCACCCGGTCCTTCCCTTCCCCATCACGCAAAATCTCAAGAGCTTTTTCTTTGGAAAGAAAAAGAAGCAAAAAGAAACTCATTTGCGCCGCTTGGGGGGATGCAATCCCCCACAAGACGGCGCACGCGGTTTTCTTTTGGTTCTTTTCTTTTTCCCAAAAGAAAAGAACAGGCTCTCAAGATAATTTGCGTGATGGGGGAGGGAAGGAGGTCAGAAGGCTTCCCGGTCCAGGGAGCGGTATTGGACAGCTTCACCCACATGATCGGCGCGCATGGCGGGAGCCCCTTCCAAGTCGGCAATAGTGCGGGCGACTTTGAGAACTTTTTCGTGCGCCCTGGCTGAAAGGCCCAGTTTTTCGACGGCGGCCTTTAGGATAGCTTTGGAAGGGCCGTCCAGTTCACATATTTGTTTAATCAGCTTCGCCCCCATCTGTGCGTTGCAATAGATGGACGAGCCGGCGAACCGGTCAAGTTGCATTTTTCTGGCGTTGTTCACCCGTGCGCGTATGTCCTCCGAAGGCTCCCCGTCCGCTTCACCCATCATCTCGCGGTATTTGACGGCGGGCGCCTCGATGTGAATATCGATCCTGTCCATAAGCGGGCCCGATATGCGGCTCCGGTATTTCTGTATCATGTGGCCGGTGCAGGCGCATTCCTTGGCCGGATCCGTGTAATATCCGCACGGGCACGGATTCATGGCCGCCGCCAGCATGAACCGGCAAGGGAACGTGACGGACATGGCCGAGCGGCTGATGGTGAGTCTTCCGTCCTCCAGCGGCTGGCGCATCGCCTCCAGCGCGCTGCGGCGGAACTCCGGAAGCTCATCAAGAAACAAAACGCCGTTATGCGCCAAAGAGACCTCGCCGGGGGTCGGATTAGTCCCGCCGCCGATGAGCCCCGCGTCTGAAATGGTGTGATGAGGGGAACGGAACGGCCTGTGAGTCACCAGCGAAGAGCTGGGGCCCAGTTTCCCGGAGACCGAGTGTATGCGGGTTGTTTCTATCGCCTCGTCAAAGCTCATGTCCGGCAGAATGGTGGGGAGCCGTTTGGCCATCATGGACTTTCCTGATCCCGGCGGCCCGATCATTATCAGGTTGTGCCCGCCAGCGGCTGCCACTTCAAGCGCCCGTTTGACGTGGCCTTGCCCTTTAACTTCCGAGAAATCGAGCCCGCCCCAGTCCGCCGGGCGGAACATATCGTCAAGATTCACCCGCGTCGGGTGAATGGTCTCATGTCCGTTCAAATAGCCTATCACCTGCGGGAGCGATGAGACGCCTAGCACCTCAAGACCGTCCACAACGGCCGCTTCCCGTGCGTTTTCCTCCGGCATTATGATTTTGCGAAAACCTTCGTTTTTGGCCAGGATGGCAGCGGAAAGAGCGCCACGGATAGGTTTGACCCGTCCGTCCAGCGCAAGTTCCCCGAAGATCATGGCGGTGGAAATGTCCGCCTCCAGAAGGTTTTCGGCCATCAGCATGGAGACGGCGATGGGCAGGTCGAAATTGGAGCCTTCCTTGCGCACGTCCGCCGGGGCCAGGTTGACCGTTATTTTTTTTGCGGGAACCTCGAACCCGGAGTTCTGCAGCGCAGCCAGAACCCGTTCCTGGCTTTCGCGCACCGCCGCGTCCGGCAGGCCCACGGTGGAATACGACGGCTGGCCCGGGGAGATGTTCACCTCCACGTCCACTTTCAAGGCGTGGATGCCATGGATGGCGGCGCTGTGGGTCTTGGAGACCGGCATTATTATTTACCCCTTTTGGGTAATAATGCTATGAGGATGAACGGATTATGTCAAGGAAGTTAAGAGGGCATTCTCAAAGCCAACGGATTTACGCCCCTTCCTTGCCGCCTGCCGGCGTTGTACAATTACAGCATGGTTTTCATAAAGTAAGAGCAGGCGCGGCCGTAAAATGATCAAAATAGACAACGTCACGAAAATCTACGGCAAGACCGTGGCGGTGGACGGCGTTTCCCTCCATGTGCGGCCCGGGGAGTGTTTCGGATTCCTGGGGCCCAACGGGGCGGGAAAGACCACCACGCTAAAAATGCTCGCAGGGCTCCTCGTTCCGACACAAGGCGCAATGACAGTGGCGGGATATGACATACAGCGCCAGGCGCTGGAGGCGAAGAAAATGATAGGGTTCGTGCCGGACAAGCCCTTCATTTACGAAAAGCTGACAGGATGGGAGTTTTTGGAGTTCATCCGCACCATATACGGGGTGGACGGCGATTCTGGCGTGTTGGGCATGCAGAACGAATTGATAAGCATGTTCGGCCTGTCCGATTGGCTCAATGAGCTTGTTGAAAGCTATTCCCACGGCATGCGGCAGAAGCTTGTGATAACCTCCGCCCTTATCCACAATCCAAAGGCGCTTATCATAGACGAGCCGATGGTGGGGCTGGACGCGCGCGGTATGCGCCAGGTCAAAGAGCTTTTCAGGGAGCTTGTGAAGAGAGGCTCCACCGTCCTTCTTTCCACCCACACCATGGCCACGGCGCAGGAGATTTGCGACAGGATAGGCATTCTAAGCAAAGGGCGTCTGGTGGCCGTCGGCACGCTCGACGAGCTTCGTGAAAAGGCCGGCGGGGGAGATCTTGAGTCCATTTTCCTCTGGATCACCGAGCGGCAAGCCCAGGACCCGAACGGCGCCTTGACCGCGCAATTTTAAACAAAGGCAGTTGGCGGTACATGATCCACTTCAAATCACTCATTGTCCGCGCGTCCGTCTTTTTGGCGGCCCTCACGGTCCTTTCCTCCCCCGCGGCCATGTGCGCGGCTGTGGAAACATTCACGCTGAAGAACGACACCGTGAAAATCAAAAAGACATACAGGAACGGCGACAAGGTGAAGTTCTGTATTTCGAAGACCTCGGCCGTGAAGAACTGGAAAGGGGTGAAGCTTTTCCACAAAGACGGCAAACCTATAGTCACGCTCACCATCGAAGGGGAGGACAACGGGCCTTTTTGCGCCACGCTGGACCGGGCAACACTAAAAAGCGGATTCCGGTATGAGCTGTGGAGGCGCGAAAGGACCCTTCTTGAATCCTACTTGTCCGGCACCGACGTGGCCTATCCGGGCCATTTGCCCCTTGGCCGGATGGAATATCACTGGGTGAAGGAGATGTGAATCACAGCTCCAGAGTCCCGGCTTCGTTTCCGTTTTCGTCTATATAGAAATGCTGGATGGCGATATCGCGCATCCAGCCCGCCCCGGCCTGTCCCTTGAGCATGGCTATCGTGCAAATGCTTCCCGCCACCACGCACTTGTCCGCCACCACGCTCACAGACGCAAGTCCACGCGACGGCCATCCGGTGCGCGGATTGAGGATATGGCCGTAGCGGACACCGTTGATGACTATGCAGCGCTCATAATCTCCGGAGCTTGCCAGCGCTCCGGCGCCAAGCTTTATCGTCCCCGCGGCGGGTCCTTCTTTGAGGGGGCGCCGTATTTCAATTTCCCAAGGTTCACCATTTGCGTGCGGCCCGGTTATCGCGATGTCCCCGCCCAGGTCCACA from Nitrospinota bacterium includes:
- a CDS encoding ABC transporter ATP-binding protein; protein product: MIKIDNVTKIYGKTVAVDGVSLHVRPGECFGFLGPNGAGKTTTLKMLAGLLVPTQGAMTVAGYDIQRQALEAKKMIGFVPDKPFIYEKLTGWEFLEFIRTIYGVDGDSGVLGMQNELISMFGLSDWLNELVESYSHGMRQKLVITSALIHNPKALIIDEPMVGLDARGMRQVKELFRELVKRGSTVLLSTHTMATAQEICDRIGILSKGRLVAVGTLDELREKAGGGDLESIFLWITERQAQDPNGALTAQF
- a CDS encoding YifB family Mg chelatase-like AAA ATPase gives rise to the protein MPVSKTHSAAIHGIHALKVDVEVNISPGQPSYSTVGLPDAAVRESQERVLAALQNSGFEVPAKKITVNLAPADVRKEGSNFDLPIAVSMLMAENLLEADISTAMIFGELALDGRVKPIRGALSAAILAKNEGFRKIIMPEENAREAAVVDGLEVLGVSSLPQVIGYLNGHETIHPTRVNLDDMFRPADWGGLDFSEVKGQGHVKRALEVAAAGGHNLIMIGPPGSGKSMMAKRLPTILPDMSFDEAIETTRIHSVSGKLGPSSSLVTHRPFRSPHHTISDAGLIGGGTNPTPGEVSLAHNGVLFLDELPEFRRSALEAMRQPLEDGRLTISRSAMSVTFPCRFMLAAAMNPCPCGYYTDPAKECACTGHMIQKYRSRISGPLMDRIDIHIEAPAVKYREMMGEADGEPSEDIRARVNNARKMQLDRFAGSSIYCNAQMGAKLIKQICELDGPSKAILKAAVEKLGLSARAHEKVLKVARTIADLEGAPAMRADHVGEAVQYRSLDREAF
- a CDS encoding bifunctional folylpolyglutamate synthase/dihydrofolate synthase, which codes for MTFAEAERYLNSLSFKGIRLGLANTNRLLKLLGDPHKSFDSVHVTGTNGKGSTSTLISNILTRAGVSNGLYVSPHLETFRERISVNGSIVTTGQAAALVEKVRGAVERDGKLEVTYFEFMTAMAFLHFAQCGVKIAVVEVGLGGRFDSTNVLSPAVSVITSVSMDHREYLGNTLAAIAREKCGIVKKRTPLVTAASGARVIAEIMKDAKAKRSPVYLCGREFSGRRTGMTEDGECFDFQSSMGEVGGMEVSLVGRPQVLNGSMAIQTALLLLQKGVNIGEKAIRAGLSTVSLPGRFEIARRDPLVILDGAHNPKATSALCRTLLERFPERGIDFVFGAMKDKDYRRMLRNLSPAAKSFTFYSPPVPRAADPVVFKKAMGASRIPFRVARSLDDVIKTIVCARKNSVTCVTGSFYTIGEIRPLLRKVFRK